In Drosophila yakuba strain Tai18E2 chromosome X, Prin_Dyak_Tai18E2_2.1, whole genome shotgun sequence, a single genomic region encodes these proteins:
- the LOC6525352 gene encoding zinc finger and SCAN domain-containing protein 21, whose translation MSNNHRLAMSLDMSEIIEFVLPANSDYSDDDNGGTVRLMDASEDATYVVLDNLGNEYDEEFLIVNEDGVEGELLVDEELQGLLVSSRLKESPLDEQGPQYVVTELQLEEMGELVEEEQELDYGDYEHELNYSHPHASEREEEDLDMDPPSSPSLPPSPPQPPKPAVQPASKARSSSALQIAIRSFAGQNTDDDGSVKDVKPSEKMLEEFKGPRRYLLFDDLIATIVDFDEDSTPIVEFSMISDMLDEKLPVECGICPDVMHKTKLSKHQKTHLVPGTNRYACIYCTETYRDCKYLAGHARRHMGIRPYVCELCTLYFSTKQDLRVHNQRRHLEKEHICEMCGKTFAQNTQLKRHREATHEKKRRFQCQYCQKAYYKNFSLQEHIRNVHMGKRRMLKCPFCGMQCRDAHKMARHRKEMHLSQGTYVCHLCQEEFTDINYFDAHKRSIQCRSNTRRFVNGDENQGGSGSGSISGRIMDGQDDEEDGMGLLEEEYDEDDGLLVEDGHAEEQGSSSNRHYLTEGKPQYVQMSDYDDQRLLVENVVGEDIDEDVEEEELLTEEQYFNAVQQHHQQQQNQHHGHGQDYNDELIYEITLKTEDN comes from the coding sequence ATGAGCAACAACCACCGCCTTGCGATGAGCCTGGACATGTCCGAGATAATCGAATTCGTGCTGCCGGCCAATAGCGATTATTCGGACGATGACAACGGTGGAACCGTTCGCCTGATGGACGCCAGCGAGGATGCCACCTACGTGGTTCTGGACAACCTGGGCAACGAATACGATGAGGAGTTTCTGATCGTCAACGAGGACGGCGTGGAGGGCGAGCTGCTGGTGGACGAGGAGCTGCAGGGTCTTCTGGTGAGCTCCCGGTTGAAGGAATCGCCGCTGGACGAACAGGGGCCGCAGTATGTTGTCACGGAACTGCAGCTCGAGGAAATGGGAGAGCTGGTGGAGGAGGAACAGGAGCTGGACTATGGCGACTACGAGCACGAACTCAACTACAGTCACCCGCACGCTTCCGAAAGGGAGGAAGAGGATCTGGATATGGATCCACCGTCGTCACCCTCCCTGCCACCATCGCCGCCACAGCCGCCGAAGCCTGCTGTCCAGCCCGCCAGCAAAGCGAGATCTTCATCTGCCCTCCAGATCGCCATACGCAGCTTTGCCGGCCAAAATACGGACGACGATGGCAGCGTCAAGGATGTGAAGCCAAGCGAAAAGATGCTGGAGGAGTTCAAGGGACCGCGACGCTACCTGCTTTTCGACGACCTGATAGCAACCATTGTGGACTTTGACGAGGACAGCACACCCATTGTGGAGTTCTCCATGATCAGTGACATGCTGGACGAAAAGCTGCCGGTGGAGTGTGGCATTTGTCCAGATGTCATGCACAAAACGAAGCTGTCCAAGCACCAGAAGACTCATCTGGTGCCCGGCACCAATCGCTATGCCTGCATCTACTGCACGGAGACGTATCGCGACTGCAAATACCTGGCCGGACATGCGCGGCGCCACATGGGCATCCGACCGTACGTCTGCGAACTGTGCACCCTATACTTCTCCACCAAGCAGGATCTACGCGTGCACAATCAGCGCCGGCATCTGGAGAAGGAGCACATATGCGAAATGTGCGGCAAGACATTCGCCCAGAATACCCAGCTGAAGCGGCATCGCGAGGCGACGCACGAGAAGAAGCGGCGATTCCAGTGCCAGTACTGCCAGAAGGCCTACTACAAGAATTTCTCTCTGCAGGAGCACATTCGCAATGTTCACATGGGCAAGCGAAGGATGCTCAAGTGTCCGTTCTGTGGCATGCAGTGTCGCGATGCCCACAAAATGGCCCGTCATCGTAAGGAAATGCACCTGAGTCAGGGCACGTATGTGTGCCATTTGTGCCAAGAGGAGTTCACCGACATCAACTATTTCGATGCCCACAAGCGATCGATTCAGTGCCGTAGCAATACTCGTCGCTTTGTGAATGGTGATGAGAATCAAGGTGGATCCGGTTCGGGTTCCATTTCGGGTCGCATTATGGACGGccaggacgacgaggaggacggTATGGGCCTGCTGGAGGAGGAGTACGACGAGGACGACGGCCTGCTGGTGGAGGATGGTCACGCGGAGGAGCAGGGCTCGTCGTCCAATCGGCATTATTTGACCGAGGGCAAGCCGCAATATGTGCAAATGTCGGATTACGATGACCAGCGCCTGCTGGTGGAGAACGTGGTGGGCGAGGACATCGACGAGGATgtagaggaggaggagctgcttACCGAGGAGCAATACTTTAACGCTGTCCAAcagcatcaccagcagcagcagaaccaACATCATGGCCATGGGCAGGACTACAACGACGAGCTGATATATGAAATCACCTTGAAGACTGAGGATAATTGA
- the LOC6525353 gene encoding uncharacterized protein LOC6525353 has product MFSSSASAASTSTSFNLGQLLPLAVAIGVLQLPQLECHAGWATRTPENSINETTSSNGMQIQTMQVNCSRELLEMHLELSRPFRGLLYAKDFPLECRARGKDSTRLHLRIPTSGCGVRAEPLEDGSLEYTVRVMLQKEQKLRQSTDILSSVRCQLPPNAMGMPLPVLRQEKGHDRNARMRALAAAALPALAATSSPTQQRRETPRVRIWLELGGPNGTGSVEVGVATTLTVRAVVPGNIGVRVVDCAALDGLGESTQQLLDARGCPIDEQVMPALHTQHRPAEEGWSKQHEEDLVERTFAATFPAFKFPDRERLHVSCGVQLCKGKCPTLNCRLKTPPPALSAEQHLARIEVFNSLAVTAPQIEVDRLRYDRRHNMSGEDYAPHVRAQSMPGEGTLCLSISKLAISFCVLGLIFLVAVVVAIFSLIRSRRRERRHGTGLGLGLGLGLGVGIAGTSTSNSSSRLHRDRAEICTSMFSSSSESAQSQPRFGAKFLMPYYPNTLPYGRVY; this is encoded by the exons ATGTTCTCCTCCAGCGCCTCggccgcatccacatccacatccttcAATCTCGGCCAGCTGCTGCCTTTGGCCGTCGCCATCGGAGTGTTGCAACTGCCGCAGTTGGAGTGTCATGCTGGCTGGGCAACCAGAACGCCAGAGAATTCCATTAACGAGACAACCAGCAGCAATGGCATGCAAATCCAGACGATGCAGGTGAACTGCAGCCGGGAACTGCTCGAGATGCACCTGGAGTTGAGTCGACCCTTTCGTGGGCTACTGTACGCCAAGGACTTTCCGCTGGAGTGCCGCGCACGGGGCAAGGATTCCACGCGTCTGCATCTGCGCATTCCCACATCCGGATGCGGAGTGCGGGCGGAGCCACTGGAGGACGGCAGTCTGGAGTACACAGTGCGCGTGATGCTgcagaaggagcagaagcTGCGCCAGAGCACCGACATCCTCAGCTCGGTGCGGTGTCAACTGCCGCCCAATGCGATGGGCATGCCGCTTCCGGTGTTGCGACAGGAAAAGGGACACGACAG AAATGCCAGGATGCGAGCTCTGGCAGCTGCTGCGCTTCCAGCGCTCGCTGCAACATCTTCACCAACGCAGCAGCGACGCGAGACGCCGCGCGTGAGGATCTGGCTGGAGTTGGGCGGTCCCAATGGCACTGGTTCCGtggaggtgggcgtggccaccaCGCTGACGGTGAGGGCTGTGGTGCCGGGCAATATCGGAGTGCGGGTGGTGGACTGTGCGGCGCTCGATGGACTGGGCGAATCCACGCAGCAATTACTCGATGCCCGCGGCTGTCCCATCGACGAGCAG GTAATGCCCGCTCTGCACACCCAGCACCGACCGGCGGAGGAGGGATGGTCCAAGCAGCACGAGGAAGACCTGGTCGAGCGGACGTTCGCGGCCACGTTTCCCGCCTTCAAGTTCCCGGACCGCGAACGCCTTCACGTCAGCTGTGGCGTGCAGCTCTGCAAGGGGAAGTGTCCAACT CTAAATTGTCGCCTGAAGACGCCTCCGCCGGCGCTAAGCGCGGAGCAGCACCTGGCCCGCATCGAGGTGTTCAATTCGCTGGCCGTGACAGCTCCGCAAATCGAGGTGGACCGCCTGCGCTACGATAGGCGCCACAACATGAGCG GAGAGGATTATGCACCGCATGTGCGGGCGCAGTCGATGCCCGGCGAGGGAACCCTCTGTCTGTCCATCTCCAAGCTGGCCATCTCCTTTTGCGTTTTGGGCCTCATCTTTCTGGTGGCCGTGGTGGTGGCCATCTTCTCGCTGATACGATCGCGTCGTCGGGAGCGACGTCATGGTACTGGattgggtctgggtctgggacTGGGATTGGGAGTGGGCATCGCCGGGACGAGCACCTCGAACAGTAGCAGCCGATTGCATCGGGATCGGGCCGAGATCTGCACCTCGATGTTCTCATCCAGCAGCGAATCGGCGCAATCGCAGCCGCGTTTTGGGGCCAAGTTCCTGATGCCCTACTATCCGAATACCCTGCCCTACGGCCGTGTCTACTAA
- the LOC6525354 gene encoding WD repeat-containing protein 46, with protein MTKVAPKGRPKAKTPYKRYFEEQKPTETGDGELKHVKVFSKNRQNFTGDFISMLNKTKKSRPAKPAAKPTKEELESRPKKNPIPKEILDKYSRGEQVQPKGVKTRHFKEQQTRKEVYLEYATEQAARTELLLQETAGQLEADEGETTAEFRQSQIADNVDIQSSAKHFNLNMEFGPYQMRYTKNGRHLLLGGRRGHVAAFDWVTKRLHCEFNAMESVEDVQWLHVPTMYAVAQKSWVYFYDKKGTELHCIKRLNRVNRLDFLPYHFLLAAGNSAGYASWLDVSIGELVGNFNTGLGDIRMMRHNPRNGVLCIGGGRGVVSMWSPKVREPLAKLLCHSTAMTALAVDPKGQHLVTAGLDRAVKVWDIRMLVQDKPLTHFQLRLPANELDVSQRGMLALSQGTYLETYSDLLSGGGSGDGTRLPYIRQRCDAFVHGLRFCPYEDVLGVATAKGFQSLLVPGSGEPNFDALEDNPFETSKQRREHEVHALLEKIPSELITLDPQEITGVDAPTLQEKIDAKRKLFHLKAPSINMKSRHKMKGRGGTAKAARNKQIVKDAKRKEFIAEVREAKKNVIKQHTTNEAGAKGKAKAPRSVLDRFKPKPPKKQKT; from the exons ATGACCAAAGTAGCGCCAAAAGGGCGCCCAAAGGCTAAGACGCCCTACAAACGCTACTTCGAGGAGCAAAAGCCCACTGAAACGGGCGACGGCGAACTGAAACACGTAAAAGTGTTCAGCAAAAACCGACAAAATTTCACTGGAGATTTCATTAGTATGCTGAATAAAACGAAGAAGTCGCGTCCTGCGAAGCCCGCCGCCAAACCCACAAAAGAAGAGCTGGAGTCCAGGCCCAAGAAGAATCCGATTCCCAAAGAGATCCTCGACAAGTACTCACGTGGTGAGCAAGTGCAGCCAAAAGGTGTGAAAACGCGGCACTTCAAGGAGCAGCAGACGCGCAAGGAGGTATACCTCGAATATGCCACCGAGCAGGCGGCCCGCACGGAGCTTCTACTCCAGGAAACCGCTGGGCAGCTAGAGGCGGATGAGGGCGAGACCACCGCCGAGTTTAGGCAGTCCCAGATTGCTGACAACGTGGATATCCAGTCGTCGGCCAAGCATTTCAATCTGAACATGGAATTCGGTCCATACCAAATGCGTTACACCAAGAACGGCAGGCATTTGCTGCTCGGCGGCAGACGCGGTCATGTGGCCGCCTTCGATTGGGTGACCAAGCGGCTGCACTGCGAATTCAATGCCATGGAGAGCGTCGAGGATGTCCAGTGGCTGCATGTGCCCACCATGTACGCGGTGGCCCAGAAGAGCTGGGTCTATTTCTACGACAAGAAGGGTACCGAACTGCATTGCATCAAGCGGCTGAATCGGGTCAATCGCCTGGACTTCCTGCCCTATCACTTCCTTCTGGCCGCCGGCAACAGTGCGGGCTACGCTTCCTGGCTGGACGTCTCCATTGGCGAACTGGTGGGTAACTTCAATACGGGTCTTGGCGATATACGCATGATGCGACACAATCCCAGGAATGGTGTACTCTGCATTGGCGGCGGACGTGGCGTGGTGTCCATGTGGTCGCCCAAGGTGCGTGAGCCGCTGGCTAAGCTGCTGTGCCACTCGACTGCAATGACTGCGTTGGCTGTGGACCCCAAGGGTCAGCATTTGGTCACCGCTGGACTGGATAGGGCTGTGAAAGTGTGGGACATTCGGATGCTGGTGCAGGACAAGCCGCTAACTCACTTCCAGCTGCGTCTGCCCGCCAACGAACTGGATGTGTCGCAACGCGGCATGCTGGCGCTATCGCAGGGCACCTATCTGGAGACCTACTCGGATCTGCTCTCCGGCGGAGGTTCGGGTGACGGCACACGGTTGCCGTATATACGCCAACGCTGCGATGCCTTTGTCCACGGACTGCGCTTCTGCCCGTACGAAGATGTGCTTGGTGTGGCCACGGCGAAGGGCTTCCAATCGCTATTGGTGCCCGGCTCTGGAGAGCCAAACTTCGATGCTCTGGAAGACAATCCATTTGAGACATCGAAGCAACGACGCGAGCACGAGGTTCACGCTCTGCTGGAGAAGATTCCGTCCGAACTGATCACTCTGGACCCACAAGAGATCACTGGCGTGGATGCGCCCACGCTGCAGGAGAAGATCGAtgccaagcggaagctgtTCCATTTGAAGGCGCCGAGCATCAACATGAAATCCCGCCACAAGATGAAGGGACGTGGTGGCACTGCCAAGGCGGCGCGCAACAAACAGATCGTCAAGGATGCCAAGCGAAAG GAGTTTATTGCCGAGGTGCGGGAGGCCAAGAAGAACGTAATCAAGCAGCACACAACCAACGAGGCGGGTGCCAAGGGAAAGGCCAAGGCACCACGCTCCGTCCTGGATCGTTTCAAGCCCAAGCCAcccaaaaaacagaaaacctAA
- the LOC6525355 gene encoding testis-expressed protein 10 homolog, which translates to MGGHHKKNLRAEKAKVKLKGAKLPKGLNVTKTDFKVRKIEIREQLKESSYSETGQRQFNLKETLSRLKHHSVKFRTDAQRNVRDSLKSGNADHLIGHLNELFQGIAAGALDMERSARQESFKTLDVMLEALQPQAVAPFFHVIATYLRCAMTHVLPAIQEDSLLMLDVLLLRVPPAFLAERSASTIIGNFIDMISRARHDNERSNRTLTLNLSQGKQTTVKWRTKVLIRLQQILGTLVTSKTAKPAAARVVHFEEMRPQYYNVLCPVRHDNRDLHAILNESKLTAEGTQLHTYVQQLLPLLQDNWMEVRPQEQQPLLNQDAAASLHVVIGLMSLLWNLIEQHEAEHSTTELSDWLRKNYAQKFLLNFLAKDGSRFPYQQIPLATKKSAKEKGAIDGGELCMPQNLGIVRLTCKFFPRPVERQTQMFAHLVDYMQESLNRLNTLSPEQQLSLVASLRALLFENAISLLNIVAEPLTSLLSATSEAYVGQRFTTREGVATRVLNLLCEIVERSDLYTRFGGEQRFTSFLSYLPQLLLKPTVGESTLRAMATLCRQLNGVFMAALVQSAPEIVSHLNKLQITGDIEGQDKFENQKRVVNLYYYARELDKEGKLERSVKQLEEQVESKRIADYLKAVVGYN; encoded by the coding sequence ATGGGCGGCCACCACAAGAAGAACCTGCGTGCGGAGAAGGCCAAGGTGAAGCTGAAGGGCGCCAAGCTGCCCAAGGGCCTGAACGTGACCAAGACGGACTTTAAGGTGCGCAAAATTGAGATTCGTGAGCAGCTCAAGGAATCCTCCTACTCGGAAACTGGCCAGCGACAGTTTAATCTGAAGGAGACGCTCTCCCGCCTGAAGCATCACAGTGTCAAGTTCCGCACTGATGCACAGCGCAATGTTCGTGATTCCCTGAAGTCCGGCAATGCGGACCATCTAATTGGTCATCTGAACGAGCTGTTTCAAGGAATTGCAGCCGGCGCTTTGGACATGGAGAGGTCGGCGCGACAGGAATCATTTAAGACCCTTGATGTCATGCTGGAGGCCCTGCAGCCGCAGGCAGTGGCGCCCTTCTTCCATGTCATTGCCACCTATTTGCGTTGCGCCATGACCCACGTGCTGCCCGCCATCCAGGAGGACTCGCTCCTCATGCTCGACGTCCTACTGCTGCGAGTACCGCCGGCTTTTCTGGCAGAGCGGAGTGCCAGCACCATTATTGGCAACTTCATCGACATGATCTCCCGCGCCCGCCACGACAACGAGCGTTCGAATCGCACGTTAACATTGAACCTAAGTCAGGGCAAGCAGACGACTGTGAAGTGGCGCACCAAGGTGCTTATCCGACTGCAGCAAATTCTCGGCACTCTGGTCACCTCCAAGACGGCTAAGCCAGCCGCTGCCCGTGTGGTTCACTTCGAGGAGATGCGTCCGCAGTACTACAATGTGCTGTGTCCCGTGCGCCACGACAACCGCGATCTGCATGCCATCCTCAATGAATCCAAGCTAACTGCGGAAGGCACGCAACTGCATACGTACGTGCAGCAACTGCTTCCTCTGCTCCAGGACAACTGGATGGAGGTGCGACCGCAGGAGCAACAACCTTTGCTCAACCAAGATGCGGCGGCCAGCCTGCATGTGGTAATTGGCCTAATGAGTCTGCTCTGGAACCTAATTGAGCAGCATGAGGCGGAACACAGTACCACGGAACTAAGCGATTGGCTGAGGAAAAACTATGCCCAGAAGTTTCTGCTTaactttttggccaaggaCGGCAGTCGTTTTCCTTACCAACAGATACCTTTGGCCACCAAGAAGTCAGCTAAGGAAAAGGGAGCCATCGATGGCGGAGAACTATGTATGCCGCAAAACTTGGGCATTGTCCGGCTGACCTGTAAGTTCTTTCCGCGTCCCGTCGAAAGACAGACCCAAATGTTTGCGCATTTGGTTGACTACATGCAAGAGAGTTTAAATCGCCTCAATACACTGTCACCGGAGCAGCAACTCTCACTGGTGGCTTCTCTGCGTGCGCTGCTCTTCGAAAACGCGATATCGCTGCTGAACATCGTGGCGGAGCCGTTGACCAGCCTGTTGAGCGCAACCAGCGAGGCCTATGTGGGCCAAAGATTCACCACACGCGAAGGCGTTGCCACTCGAGTGCTGAACCTTCTCTGCGAGATTGTGGAGCGTTCGGATTTATACACGCGCTTCGGCGGCGAACAGAGATTCACTTCCTTTTTGAGCTATCTGCCGCAACTTCTGCTGAAGCCAACCGTGGGTGAGAGTACTTTGCGAGCTATGGCCACGCTCTGCCGCCAACTGAATGGTGTCTTCATGGCCGCGCTAGTCCAGTCTGCTCCTGAGATAGTCAGTCACTTGAATAAGCTGCAGATCACGGGCGATATCGAAGGCCAGGACAAGTTTGAGAACCAGAAGCGAGTAGTCAACTTGTACTACTATGCCAGAGAATTGGATAAAGAGGGGAAACTGGAGCGTTCAGTTAaacagctggaggagcaggtggagaGCAAACGAATTGCTGATTACCTAAAGGCTGTAGTCGGCTACAACTAG